The genomic stretch CGCTCGAGCCGGCTTTCAAGGCCGAAATCCTTCGGGTGCCGACAGAAAGCGATATTGTGCGCAGTGTGGAAATTATTGACCCGGAGGCTATCGGGACCGCCCGCAAGACCTTCCGCTCCATTCTGCTGAAACAACTGCGCCCGCTGCTGATGCAGGCATGGGAAGCAAACCGCACAGCCCCGCCCTATTCGCCAGCAGCAGAACAGGCCGGGCAGCGCGGACTGAAAAATACGGCACTCGCCCTGTTGATGGCAGAACCGGATGACGAGGTCATGTCCCTGATCCAGAAACAGATCGAAACGGCTGACAACATGACAGATGAAGCCGCCGCCGTTTCCCTTGCAGCGTTTGCGGACCGTCCTGAACGGGAGCAGATTCTGGCCGGGTTCTACGCGAAATGGCAGCACGAAACGCTGGTCGTGAACAAGTGGCTGGCCTGGCAGGCCCTGTCGGGTTTGCCCGGCGCCCTCGCAGAGATTCAGCGCCTCATGGCCCATGAAGCATTTGACCTGCGCAACCCGAACAAAGTGCGCGCGCTGATCGGCGCATTTGCCATGGAAAACCCCGGCACCTTCCACCTGGCCGATGGCAGCGGTTACGCGTTCTTCTTCGACAGAATCAGGGAGCTGGATCCGGTCAATCCGCAGGTTGCCGCCAGACTGCTGACAGCAACGGAGAACTGGCGCCGACTGGAGCCGGGTCGCCGCGGCAAGCTCTCAGAAAAGCTGAAAGCCCTGTGTGCGACAGAAGGTCTCTCCAAGAATGTCTATGAAATGGCTGAACGGCTGGCTGACGGAGAATAGCCCCTAAGTTGTTGGATTTTGGGGAAAACACACCTGAAAAGTGACTTTTGTTAACCCTTTCACGCGTGACACGAAGCCGCGAATAGGAATAGTTTCAAAAGTGTAAATAGTGCGTTCACTTTCGCAGGTATGCCCCAACCATGACGATAAGCAAAACACTTCGCTCTACCCTGAAGCTCGACATCGCTGACAGCGAGCCGGATCAGGCTGCCCACTTGGCCGCTGAGACGGCCCTACCCATGCCGGAAACAGACATGCTGGTTGCCGAGCCCTATGAAAGGGACAGCTTGAGCGGGATCGCCCTTCCTTCCGTCAGAATGGCGATTGTTCTTGGCGCGGTGCTCTTTGTCAGCCTCGCTCTGGTCCTGTTCACCAAGGCCGCGCAGGAGAGCGATTCCCGGCGGATTGAGACAGAACTCACCCAGAATGCCATCGCCACAAAGTCAGCCGATATGGTCAGCGCGCTGCGTACGAACGCTGCCATGACGGGCACCGAAGTCACGACAACACAGGTCAAGCGTTTGCTCACAGCCAACGCTGTGGGTGAGCATACTGCCGTCTATGACATTTCAGCGGACCGGACTTCCTATATCGCTGCCGGAGCCGTTGAAGGTTACGTGGTGCGTCCGACCAATCTGGAACGCCTTAACCTGTCCGCATCCGGCGTCGCCCTTTTTGACCGTGAAGCCATTGGCATTGCGCCGTTTGGCAAGGTCCTTGCGACATGGAGACCCATGGAAGATGGCCGTGTCATCCTGGCGCTGTCGCCGGCTGCTGATATACATGACCGCGTACCCGTCTGGACGCTGTACGGCCTTGCATTCCTGGCTATCTGCCTGATCGCCGGATCCATGGTGCTGGCTTTCCTGAGACAGGCGCGGGCTATCCAAAATGCCGGTCTGGGGCTGCGTCAGCTTGGTCAGGAGCTTGAGCAGTTCAGTGAAGCAGGCTGCGGCCATTGGTCTTACGACAAGATTACCGCACAACTGACCCTGCCGGCCAGCCTGATGTCAGAGCTTGGGTTTGAACACACCCCGCGCATTTGCGCCCTGCGCGAGGCCACTGCCATTGTGCACCCAAAAGATGCGCGCGGGGCGATTGCCCTGTGGTCCGGCAATGAGACGCAAAGCGCGCGGCAGTTCCGCCTTAGAACAGCAGAGAACGACTGGCAGTGGGTGCTGGCCAGTGTTGACGCACAGGAGTCCGGTGCTGGCGGCCTGATCCTGCCGATCGGGCAGACAGCCCTCGGCGATGACCGACTGACGCAGGTTGAAGCACGGATGAAGGATGCCATTGAGAGTATTCCAGAAGCCTTCCTGCTCTGGGACGAACAGGGGCGCCTGACCGCCTGGAACGGCAAATTCTGTAACATCTGCCGCATTCCGCCGACACGCCTGACAACCGGCATGACCGTCAGCATGATTGCAGAAGCAAGCCCTGATCCATCTATCAGCCGACTGATCACGCGCAATTTCTCACCACCTGTAAATGGCAGCGAACAGTCCGTTGAGGTTGAGTTGCCGGGTAACCGCTGGGGACATGTGGCCCGCAGGCGCACTGCCGAAAATGGCTGGGTCTGCATCATCACGAATGTCACTGACATGAAGCGCCGCGCCAAAGCGCAGAAACGCAAAGAGCGCGAACTGGAAATGACCGTGGAGCGTCTCGAGCAGTCACAGGTCGAGCTGCGCGATGCTGTCGAGAGTTACGAACGCGAGAAGCTGCGCGCGGAAGAAGCCAACCGCTCCAAGTCAGAGTTTCTGGCAAATATGAGTCACGAGCTGCGCACTCCCCTCAATGCCATTAACGGCTTTTCAGAAGTCATGCAGTCAGAACTGTACGGCGCACTGGGGCATGCGAAGTATGCAGAATATGTCAACGACATACTGCAAAGTGGCCGTCACCTGCTGGCGCTGATTGATGATGTGCTCGATATGTCAAAAATCGAAGCTGGCCGCATGGAACTGGAAATTGGCCCGGTAGACCTCGAGCGTATCCTGCAGGAAGGATTGCGACTGGTAGAGCCGCAGACGCGCGCCCAGGACATCACCCTGACAGCCTCGATCTCGAGCCTGCCATCTGTCTGGGCAGATTCCCGTGCGACCAAACAGGTGTTTATCAACCTGCTTTCCAATGCCGTAAAATTCACGCAGGAAGGCGGCTCTGTCAGCATCACCGCGCAGGCTGACCTTGATTCAATTACCGTACTGATAGCTGACACAGGCATTGGCATTGAAAAGGACCGCTTGCCAAAATTGGGCGAACCCTTTGAGTTGCTGGGTGATCATCTGTCAAAGGCCAATCGTGGCTCCGGCCTTGGCCTCGCATTGTGTAAATCCCTGATGGAGCTGCAGCATGGTATCCTGGCGCTTGCCAGCGAAGCCAACCGCGGCACGGTTGCCGCCTTCACCCTGCCGCGCCGTTCCGGCATCACTGTCAGCCTGCCCGCGTTGCTGGACGGCAAGACACAGGTGTTGACGAAGGAGCCAACGCCCTCCCCCGGCATCAGCCTCGCTGTTGCCAACGATACCGCAGCTGAATAATTTTCCCTGAATAGTGACAGGCAAAAAGGCACATGCGCCTGTCACATTGAGCCGCTATACTGCATGTCTCAAGAGGGAGTTTTGAGTGATGTGTTTCCGTAACAGGTATCTTCTTGCCCTCGTGACAACTACATGTCTGGTTGCCTGCACACCTGAGGCCGCTCTGACGACTGACCCTGCTGAGCCAATGACGGAAGTCAGCGCTGAGCAAACCACAGGTGCCG from Parvularcula sp. IMCC14364 encodes the following:
- a CDS encoding PAS domain-containing sensor histidine kinase, whose product is MTISKTLRSTLKLDIADSEPDQAAHLAAETALPMPETDMLVAEPYERDSLSGIALPSVRMAIVLGAVLFVSLALVLFTKAAQESDSRRIETELTQNAIATKSADMVSALRTNAAMTGTEVTTTQVKRLLTANAVGEHTAVYDISADRTSYIAAGAVEGYVVRPTNLERLNLSASGVALFDREAIGIAPFGKVLATWRPMEDGRVILALSPAADIHDRVPVWTLYGLAFLAICLIAGSMVLAFLRQARAIQNAGLGLRQLGQELEQFSEAGCGHWSYDKITAQLTLPASLMSELGFEHTPRICALREATAIVHPKDARGAIALWSGNETQSARQFRLRTAENDWQWVLASVDAQESGAGGLILPIGQTALGDDRLTQVEARMKDAIESIPEAFLLWDEQGRLTAWNGKFCNICRIPPTRLTTGMTVSMIAEASPDPSISRLITRNFSPPVNGSEQSVEVELPGNRWGHVARRRTAENGWVCIITNVTDMKRRAKAQKRKERELEMTVERLEQSQVELRDAVESYEREKLRAEEANRSKSEFLANMSHELRTPLNAINGFSEVMQSELYGALGHAKYAEYVNDILQSGRHLLALIDDVLDMSKIEAGRMELEIGPVDLERILQEGLRLVEPQTRAQDITLTASISSLPSVWADSRATKQVFINLLSNAVKFTQEGGSVSITAQADLDSITVLIADTGIGIEKDRLPKLGEPFELLGDHLSKANRGSGLGLALCKSLMELQHGILALASEANRGTVAAFTLPRRSGITVSLPALLDGKTQVLTKEPTPSPGISLAVANDTAAE